From a single Methanofollis sp. W23 genomic region:
- a CDS encoding sodium-dependent transporter: MPPESTGSTKRAEWSRYGFILAAIGSAVGLGNIWRFPYVVGENGGGAFLIPYIISFLCFGIPLMILEFTVGRGFRGSVVTAFGRLHPRLRHLGLLPFVMVIVVFSYYSVIAGWTLAYVLFSVTGYMDFETFTSSPLPLVTFFATILLAGSVVKVDLKAGIERANRYLMPVLGLALLVMLVQALTLPGVQAGLTYYLTPDLSVLSDPGIWVQAAGQVFFSLSIGFGVLLTYGSYLSDTESIPRSAVLIAGADFLVALIAGFIIFPVVFSFGFDPVSGPQLAFITLPEIFSTMAFGSFFGALFFILLFVGALSSILSMVEGGVATIVDEWAWPREKATLLVCILAAIIGLPSALSYAGFDITLFGAPFLDSVDLLFGILLVPVSASVICIAFSWLWKPESLLAEVNKNSRFKFPRAAVTYLRYVVPVLLFVTLASTVAGML; encoded by the coding sequence ATGCCACCAGAGAGTACAGGTAGCACAAAACGCGCCGAATGGTCTCGCTACGGGTTTATCCTTGCAGCGATCGGTTCTGCCGTCGGCCTTGGAAATATCTGGCGATTTCCCTATGTCGTCGGTGAGAACGGCGGGGGGGCCTTCCTCATCCCGTACATCATATCATTTCTCTGCTTCGGGATCCCGTTGATGATCCTCGAGTTCACCGTCGGCAGGGGGTTCAGGGGCTCGGTGGTGACTGCCTTCGGGCGCCTCCACCCGCGGCTGCGCCACCTCGGGCTCCTCCCCTTCGTAATGGTGATCGTCGTCTTCAGTTATTACTCGGTCATCGCCGGGTGGACGCTGGCCTACGTCCTCTTCTCGGTCACCGGGTACATGGACTTCGAGACCTTCACCTCCTCGCCCCTCCCGCTGGTCACCTTCTTTGCGACCATCCTCCTTGCCGGGTCGGTGGTGAAGGTCGACCTCAAGGCCGGGATCGAACGGGCAAACCGCTACCTGATGCCGGTGCTCGGGCTTGCTCTCCTGGTCATGCTGGTCCAGGCCCTCACTCTCCCGGGCGTCCAGGCCGGACTGACCTACTATCTCACCCCCGACCTCTCGGTCCTCTCCGATCCCGGGATCTGGGTCCAGGCCGCAGGTCAGGTCTTCTTTTCCCTGAGCATCGGGTTCGGGGTGCTCCTCACCTATGGAAGTTATCTCTCTGACACTGAGTCGATCCCGCGCTCGGCTGTCCTCATCGCGGGCGCCGACTTTCTGGTCGCCCTCATTGCCGGGTTCATCATCTTCCCGGTCGTCTTCTCCTTCGGGTTCGACCCGGTCTCTGGCCCGCAACTTGCCTTCATCACCCTCCCGGAGATCTTCTCGACGATGGCCTTCGGCTCGTTCTTTGGAGCTTTATTCTTCATCCTCCTTTTTGTCGGGGCGTTATCTTCGATCCTTTCGATGGTGGAAGGCGGGGTAGCGACCATCGTCGACGAGTGGGCCTGGCCACGGGAGAAGGCAACCCTCCTGGTCTGCATCCTCGCCGCGATCATCGGGCTTCCTTCGGCCCTCAGTTATGCGGGGTTCGATATCACCCTCTTTGGCGCGCCCTTCCTGGACAGTGTCGACCTCCTCTTCGGGATCCTCCTGGTTCCGGTCTCTGCCTCGGTGATCTGCATCGCCTTCTCGTGGCTCTGGAAACCTGAGTCGCTTCTTGCCGAGGTGAACAAAAACAGCAGGTTCAAGTTCCCGAGGGCGGCGGTCACCTACCTGCGCTATGTCGTCCCTGTCCTCCTCTTCGTCACCCTGGCGAGCACGGTGGCAGGGATGCTCTAA
- the tsaA gene encoding tRNA (N6-threonylcarbamoyladenosine(37)-N6)-methyltransferase TrmO has product MTEKNSKNMVHDAGDTSPEMTLRPVGVIRNRTKEPFLIAGHDGIAMQGDLDDAMRRVHKADREVSEIVVNEDLVEILEGIDEYSHLTILYWAHQVPETSRALTRVHPMGREDMPLTGIFGTCSPARPNPVLMTVVRLCGRDGNVLSVTDLDAIDGSPVIDIKPYVRDFFPQEDVQIPGWMQQIQHECMRQE; this is encoded by the coding sequence ATGACGGAGAAGAATTCAAAAAACATGGTGCATGACGCCGGCGACACATCCCCTGAGATGACCCTGCGACCTGTGGGAGTGATCAGGAACAGGACCAAGGAACCCTTTCTGATCGCCGGCCATGACGGCATCGCGATGCAGGGAGACCTCGACGATGCCATGAGGCGTGTTCACAAGGCCGACAGAGAAGTGTCAGAGATCGTCGTCAACGAGGATCTGGTCGAGATCCTCGAAGGTATCGACGAGTATTCTCACCTGACCATATTGTACTGGGCGCACCAGGTGCCTGAAACGAGCCGGGCCCTGACCAGGGTGCACCCGATGGGACGGGAAGACATGCCGCTGACCGGAATATTCGGTACTTGCAGTCCCGCCAGGCCAAACCCGGTGCTCATGACAGTCGTCCGTCTCTGCGGGCGGGACGGGAATGTGCTGAGCGTCACCGACCTGGACGCGATTGACGGGAGCCCGGTCATCGACATCAAGCCCTATGTCAGGGATTTTTTCCCGCAGGAAGACGTCCAGATCCCTGGGTGGATGCAGCAGATCCAGCATGAATGTATGAGACAGGAATGA
- a CDS encoding HEAT repeat domain-containing protein — protein MQNPAHPNLTDEALPVENDLTPTPEVLDCAVENDLEGLTAYLFHGESQKVREDAALAIGMMMGESAVEAFIELFSQEDRHLRLAASWGLSAVGAPAVTSLIAALAEGDTPTRTWAAYTLGSIGHSSAESPLAGALEDENPQVRWWAGWALDQILQRQSTCSNC, from the coding sequence ATGCAGAACCCCGCACACCCTAATCTCACAGATGAAGCCCTCCCTGTCGAGAACGATCTCACCCCTACCCCTGAGGTGCTCGACTGCGCCGTCGAGAACGACCTCGAAGGGCTCACCGCCTATCTCTTCCACGGCGAATCGCAGAAGGTCAGGGAGGACGCCGCCCTTGCCATCGGGATGATGATGGGGGAGTCGGCCGTCGAGGCCTTCATCGAACTCTTCAGTCAGGAGGACAGACATCTCAGGTTGGCGGCGTCCTGGGGGCTCTCGGCCGTCGGCGCCCCTGCGGTCACCAGTCTGATCGCCGCCCTTGCCGAGGGCGACACCCCCACCAGAACCTGGGCCGCCTACACCCTCGGGAGCATCGGCCACTCCAGCGCCGAGAGTCCGCTTGCCGGGGCCCTGGAAGACGAAAACCCGCAGGTGCGGTGGTGGGCCGGGTGGGCCCTCGACCAGATCCTCCAGCGGCAAAGCACCTGCTCGAACTGTTGA
- a CDS encoding prenyltransferase/squalene oxidase repeat-containing protein — protein sequence MLTDERTSPCIKYIARRRCANGGYCFYRLNEPNPADTFFALDTLRLLGAVPEDPATVTWLLERQGEEGRYHSPECGYYVLSSLAVLGLKPAHDPRAWLTSIVPFAPAGTPPVELTSLLSRPSRYLDLCQALGVRPHPAVRAALLDAVRACRHHDGGYGGGPSTLVETSHALAISAALGVPSPGSRAFLTSCLHPAYGYVNLPGVVPAYLEHVAAGVRVARLLGVSPAEGAGAFVRRCRRESGGFGRSIYGGTATLEQTWYAVRTLDALE from the coding sequence GCTCACTGACGAACGTACCAGTCCCTGTATCAAGTACATCGCCCGGAGGCGATGTGCCAACGGCGGCTACTGTTTTTACCGCCTGAACGAACCGAACCCCGCAGACACCTTCTTCGCCCTCGACACCCTTCGTCTCCTCGGGGCGGTGCCTGAGGACCCCGCCACCGTCACCTGGCTCCTCGAAAGACAGGGAGAGGAGGGACGGTATCATTCGCCGGAGTGCGGGTATTATGTCCTCTCCTCTTTGGCCGTCCTCGGCCTGAAGCCCGCACACGACCCCCGTGCCTGGCTCACCTCGATCGTCCCGTTCGCCCCGGCGGGTACGCCCCCGGTCGAGTTGACGAGTCTGCTCTCCAGGCCCTCTCGTTATCTCGACCTCTGCCAGGCCCTGGGGGTGCGCCCGCACCCTGCAGTGCGGGCGGCCCTCCTCGACGCGGTCAGGGCATGCCGTCACCATGACGGAGGATATGGCGGCGGTCCGTCCACGCTCGTCGAGACCAGTCACGCCCTTGCGATCTCTGCGGCTCTCGGGGTCCCTTCGCCAGGGAGCAGAGCCTTTCTTACCTCCTGTCTCCATCCGGCCTATGGGTATGTGAACCTGCCAGGGGTGGTCCCTGCATACCTGGAGCATGTCGCCGCCGGGGTCAGAGTCGCCCGGCTTCTCGGAGTGTCGCCGGCAGAAGGGGCAGGGGCATTTGTCCGCCGGTGCCGGAGAGAGAGTGGCGGGTTTGGGAGGTCGATCTATGGTGGGACGGCGACGTTGGAGCAGACCTGGTATGCGGTCAGGACGCTCGATGCTCTTGAGTGA